One genomic window of Haloferax mediterranei ATCC 33500 includes the following:
- a CDS encoding prolyl oligopeptidase family serine peptidase produces the protein MSEHGIEVVLERLARLPTVAHPTVSPDGDEIAVYYDGTGRNELHVLDAETGNIEQWSDGEVPRNARWPVAWGADGERVFFHLDDDGDEQNDIYAIDRTGAVEAVVEMEGQVSLNDVESDGEALLVGSTRDGQMNLYRRDLSTGETTKLTDYDRAVGAASFSPDYERIAYGANESDDDANLDVYVADTDGSNPRKLELGEVGAETTPVDWGPESERLLVSDDSTDLNRCGVYDLTVDEVTWFGDGDYEETPVSFVDDGRKFVATQMRRATTIPVVYDIDSGAVHEFDLPEGVAGFGWQSERNLTGNRVLLTHTTPTRRTELLAYDFETHQRETLLEADHGDFSTDDFADAEYFRFESSGVPETPAKAVEHDPYDELEIGALFYDSGLRPSPLVVNPHGGPRARDSKSFDLYTQVLVQCGFSVLQVNYRGSTGRGREFVEELYDDWGGAEQGDVATAVEHVLDTYDWLDEDRVVVFGGSYGGYSTYWQAVQYPDLYAASIAWIGVTDLHDMYENTMPHFQTELMERYLGDPDENADLYEERSPTTYAENVDAPLFILHGVNDRRVPVSQARRFRNALDEHGYEEGTDYEYRELGAEGHASSDIDQKIRTFELLADFLGRRVGTTMASADD, from the coding sequence ATGTCAGAACATGGCATAGAGGTGGTGTTGGAACGGTTGGCGCGTCTCCCGACAGTCGCCCACCCCACTGTTTCCCCCGACGGCGACGAAATCGCCGTCTACTACGACGGAACTGGTCGTAACGAACTCCACGTCCTCGACGCTGAGACCGGCAATATCGAACAGTGGAGCGACGGCGAGGTGCCGCGAAACGCCCGCTGGCCCGTCGCTTGGGGCGCCGATGGCGAACGCGTGTTCTTCCACCTCGATGACGACGGTGACGAACAGAACGATATCTACGCTATCGACCGCACTGGTGCCGTCGAAGCTGTCGTCGAGATGGAGGGGCAAGTCAGTCTCAACGATGTGGAGTCTGACGGCGAGGCGTTGCTCGTCGGTTCGACGCGAGACGGCCAGATGAACCTCTATCGCCGCGACTTGTCGACGGGTGAGACGACGAAACTAACCGACTACGACCGCGCGGTGGGGGCAGCCAGTTTCTCCCCCGACTACGAACGAATCGCGTACGGGGCGAACGAGTCCGACGATGACGCTAATCTGGACGTGTACGTCGCCGACACCGACGGGTCGAACCCGCGGAAGCTCGAACTCGGCGAGGTTGGTGCAGAGACGACACCCGTCGATTGGGGTCCCGAGAGCGAACGGCTGTTGGTGTCTGACGACTCCACGGACCTGAACCGCTGCGGTGTCTACGACCTCACTGTTGACGAGGTGACGTGGTTCGGTGACGGCGACTACGAGGAAACCCCCGTCTCGTTCGTCGACGACGGTCGAAAGTTCGTGGCGACGCAAATGCGCCGCGCCACGACGATTCCCGTGGTCTACGACATCGACTCGGGGGCTGTCCACGAGTTTGACCTTCCCGAGGGTGTCGCCGGGTTCGGGTGGCAAAGCGAGCGGAACCTCACCGGGAACCGCGTCCTATTGACCCATACGACACCGACGCGCCGGACGGAGCTGTTGGCGTACGACTTCGAGACCCACCAACGTGAGACGCTTCTGGAAGCCGACCACGGCGATTTCTCCACCGACGACTTCGCGGACGCCGAGTACTTCCGATTCGAGTCGAGCGGCGTGCCGGAGACGCCCGCGAAGGCCGTCGAACACGACCCCTACGACGAACTGGAGATTGGCGCGCTCTTCTACGACTCCGGTCTGCGTCCCTCGCCGCTCGTCGTAAACCCGCACGGCGGTCCACGAGCGAGAGACAGCAAGTCGTTTGACCTCTACACGCAGGTTCTGGTCCAATGTGGCTTTTCCGTCTTGCAGGTCAACTACCGTGGCTCGACCGGTCGCGGCCGCGAGTTCGTCGAGGAACTGTACGATGACTGGGGCGGCGCAGAGCAGGGCGACGTCGCAACGGCGGTCGAACACGTCCTCGACACCTACGACTGGCTAGACGAGGACCGCGTTGTCGTCTTTGGCGGGTCGTACGGCGGCTACTCGACGTACTGGCAGGCGGTGCAGTATCCCGACCTGTACGCCGCGAGCATCGCGTGGATTGGCGTGACCGACCTCCACGACATGTACGAAAACACGATGCCGCACTTCCAGACCGAACTCATGGAACGCTACCTCGGCGACCCCGACGAAAACGCCGACCTGTACGAAGAGCGTTCACCGACCACCTACGCCGAGAACGTCGATGCGCCGTTGTTCATCCTCCACGGCGTCAACGACAGGCGCGTCCCCGTTTCGCAGGCCCGACGCTTCCGCAACGCGCTCGACGAACACGGCTACGAGGAAGGGACAGACTACGAGTACCGGGAACTCGGCGCCGAGGGACACGCTTCCTCGGACATCGACCAGAAGATTCGGACGTTCGAACTGCTCGCGGACTTCCTCGGCCGACGAGTCGGAACGACGATGGCGTCCGCCGACGACTGA
- a CDS encoding DUF373 family protein — MLLVLCVDLDDDLGRKTGLDTPVVGRQNVEDAAVALATADPEDSDVNVLFQGIQVHDELLEDEDEEVEVAAVTGLEGSDVKANRAIGEEIDTVLASISTGESIHAIVISDGAQDESVLPVIRSRVPIDGVRRVVVRQAQNLESMYYTMKQVLADPETRGTILVPLGILLLIYPFVTIASFFDVPGAVVLGLISALLGLYTLFRGLGLESAVDEAADRTRNVLYTGRVTIITYVAAAALLVVGGVRGYDLLQTVSDGVGGEPAPGIVLAALAHGAVEWFAAAGITSSLGQVTDEYLHDRFKWRYLNAPFYVSAIAIVLYALSGFFLPTGVAGVQTFELTGLAVALTVGTLLGVLSTLTFAVIEAHYPTSAEGDGEQPA; from the coding sequence ATGCTCTTGGTCCTCTGTGTCGACCTCGACGACGACCTCGGCCGCAAGACGGGACTCGATACTCCTGTTGTCGGCCGACAGAACGTCGAGGACGCCGCAGTGGCACTCGCCACTGCCGACCCTGAGGACTCCGACGTGAACGTGTTGTTTCAGGGGATTCAGGTTCACGACGAACTGCTGGAAGACGAAGACGAGGAGGTCGAAGTCGCCGCAGTCACCGGATTGGAAGGAAGCGACGTGAAGGCTAACCGGGCTATCGGTGAAGAGATAGACACCGTCCTCGCCAGCATCTCGACCGGCGAGTCCATTCACGCCATCGTCATCTCGGACGGCGCACAGGACGAATCCGTGCTTCCGGTCATCCGCTCTCGTGTCCCCATCGACGGTGTCCGTCGGGTCGTCGTCAGGCAGGCACAGAACCTCGAATCGATGTACTACACGATGAAGCAGGTCCTTGCCGACCCCGAGACCCGCGGGACCATCCTCGTCCCGCTCGGTATCCTGCTTCTCATCTATCCGTTCGTCACCATTGCGAGTTTCTTCGACGTTCCCGGAGCCGTCGTTCTCGGCCTTATTTCAGCACTCCTTGGCCTGTACACGCTCTTCCGTGGACTCGGTCTCGAATCCGCAGTCGATGAGGCCGCGGACCGCACCCGGAACGTGCTCTACACCGGTCGCGTCACGATTATTACCTACGTCGCCGCTGCGGCCTTGCTCGTCGTCGGTGGCGTCCGCGGGTACGACCTCCTGCAGACTGTTTCGGATGGAGTCGGTGGCGAGCCAGCGCCGGGAATCGTCCTCGCCGCACTCGCCCACGGTGCAGTCGAATGGTTCGCCGCCGCCGGTATCACGAGCAGTCTCGGCCAAGTCACGGACGAATACCTTCACGACCGTTTCAAATGGCGTTATCTCAACGCACCATTCTACGTCTCCGCAATCGCAATCGTGCTCTACGCGCTCTCCGGCTTTTTCCTCCCCACAGGTGTTGCTGGCGTCCAGACGTTCGAACTCACCGGGCTTGCCGTCGCGCTTACGGTCGGCACGCTCCTCGGAGTCCTGAGTACACTCACCTTCGCAGTGATAGAGGCGCACTACCCGACAAGTGCCGAGGGTGACGGGGAACAACCAGCATAG